From Micromonospora rifamycinica, a single genomic window includes:
- a CDS encoding DUF932 domain-containing protein, with the protein MAHELETLANGQTAFASARLSAWHQLGTVTDACMTAQEVMSKAWLGGWEVRKIALQGIEVTERGVTKVDCPDKYMTVRTNPATGQTEYLGVVGEDYSVVQNEQVAETLNLLVDASGAHFETAGSMRKGRSVFVTMKLPTAMRIAGVDDMDLYLAATTSHDGTASLRLDATPVRIVCANTQALAYQRSRSSYTFRHTANVTSKIAEARQALGLMWTAFDAFETEAEKMINESLTMGEFEKIVAQVWPLADDASDTARNNAKQRTATLRYLIRDADTQKAIKGTRWAGYQAITEYVDHFAPAKTNLVRAARALTGAGADLKARAFELLAV; encoded by the coding sequence GTGGCACACGAACTGGAAACCCTCGCCAACGGCCAGACGGCCTTCGCCTCCGCACGGCTGAGTGCCTGGCACCAACTCGGCACCGTCACTGACGCCTGCATGACCGCGCAGGAGGTCATGAGCAAGGCGTGGCTCGGCGGCTGGGAGGTCCGCAAGATCGCCCTTCAGGGCATCGAGGTCACCGAGCGTGGGGTGACGAAGGTCGACTGCCCGGACAAGTACATGACCGTGCGTACCAACCCGGCCACCGGGCAGACCGAGTACCTCGGTGTGGTCGGCGAGGACTACTCGGTGGTGCAGAACGAGCAGGTCGCCGAGACCCTCAACCTCCTGGTCGACGCCTCCGGCGCGCACTTCGAGACTGCCGGCTCGATGCGGAAGGGCCGGTCGGTGTTCGTGACCATGAAGCTGCCGACGGCGATGCGGATTGCCGGGGTGGACGACATGGATCTGTACCTCGCGGCCACCACCTCCCACGACGGCACCGCCTCGTTGCGCCTCGACGCGACCCCGGTGCGGATCGTGTGCGCGAACACCCAGGCCCTCGCCTACCAGCGGTCGCGCAGCTCGTACACGTTCCGGCACACCGCGAACGTGACCAGCAAGATCGCCGAGGCGCGGCAGGCCCTCGGGCTGATGTGGACGGCGTTCGACGCGTTCGAGACCGAAGCCGAGAAGATGATCAACGAGTCGTTGACCATGGGCGAGTTCGAGAAGATCGTCGCGCAGGTGTGGCCCCTCGCCGACGACGCCTCCGACACGGCGCGCAACAACGCGAAGCAGCGCACCGCGACGCTGCGGTACCTCATTCGGGACGCGGACACGCAGAAGGCGATCAAGGGCACCCGGTGGGCGGGCTACCAGGCCATCACCGAGTACGTCGACCACTTCGCCCCTGCCAAGACCAACCTCGTCCGGGCGGCGAGGGCGCTGACCGGTGCCGGAGCGGACCTGAAGGCCCGCGCGTTCGAGCTGTTGGCGGTCTGA